One Leptolyngbya ohadii IS1 genomic window carries:
- a CDS encoding dihydroorotase: MTPVLDRLVKNVRVVRPNQSGVERLDLGIRDGKFVQIEPEIDAERAKVVVDAQNLLGFPGVVDAHMHIGIYQPLDQDAIAESKAAAMGGVTTSLNYIRTGQYYLNKGGSYREFFPEVLALSEGNFFVDYGYHIAPISAQHIDEMHWLFEQHGVASFKIFMFYGGYGLHGLSNQQNLFLMINKEERYDFAHFEFIMRSLSQLRERYPGLQDSISLSLHCEVADILNAYTKIVQQDTTLTGLSAYSAARPPHSEGLAICIASYLAHETNCGNINLLHLSSRKAVEAALMMQSTFPHINFRREVTVGHLLLDVEAPTGKWAKVNPPIRPRSDVEYLWNAVLQNQVDWIVSDHACCSAEQKANPQDPENIWLAKSGFGGTEYLLSGIVSEGSKRGMPYNQMAKLLCWNPAQRFGLPQKGDVAIGYDADLVLLDPNETFVVRAAESESKQGYTPFEGMELTGRVKQTLLRGNLIYDRGQVVGSPQGRYLRRSVF, from the coding sequence ATGACTCCAGTTCTGGATAGGTTAGTCAAAAATGTCCGTGTGGTTCGCCCCAATCAATCCGGCGTGGAGCGCTTAGATTTGGGCATCAGAGACGGTAAGTTCGTCCAGATTGAGCCTGAAATTGATGCAGAGCGGGCGAAAGTAGTGGTCGATGCTCAAAATCTGCTCGGCTTTCCAGGCGTCGTCGATGCCCACATGCACATCGGCATCTATCAACCCCTCGACCAGGATGCGATCGCCGAAAGCAAAGCTGCCGCAATGGGAGGCGTAACAACTAGCCTGAACTATATCCGCACGGGTCAGTACTACCTCAATAAAGGCGGCTCCTATCGAGAGTTTTTTCCAGAGGTGCTTGCCCTATCGGAGGGTAACTTTTTTGTCGATTATGGCTATCATATTGCGCCGATCAGCGCCCAGCATATTGACGAAATGCATTGGCTATTCGAGCAGCACGGCGTCGCTTCGTTCAAAATTTTCATGTTTTATGGCGGGTATGGTCTGCACGGTCTCTCGAATCAACAGAATCTATTTCTAATGATCAACAAAGAAGAGCGCTATGACTTTGCCCACTTTGAATTCATCATGCGCAGCCTGTCCCAACTGCGAGAGCGTTATCCCGGTTTGCAGGACAGCATTAGCCTCAGTCTCCATTGCGAAGTCGCAGACATTCTGAATGCCTATACTAAAATTGTGCAGCAGGATACGACCCTTACCGGACTCAGTGCCTATAGTGCCGCCCGTCCTCCCCACTCAGAAGGGCTGGCGATCTGTATCGCCTCCTATCTGGCGCACGAAACAAACTGCGGCAATATCAATTTGCTCCATCTCAGTTCCCGCAAAGCAGTCGAAGCAGCTCTGATGATGCAGTCTACCTTTCCCCACATTAATTTTAGACGGGAAGTTACCGTGGGTCATCTGCTGCTGGATGTCGAAGCTCCCACCGGGAAATGGGCAAAAGTCAATCCGCCGATCCGACCGCGATCGGATGTGGAATATCTCTGGAATGCGGTGCTTCAGAATCAGGTGGATTGGATTGTAAGCGACCATGCCTGCTGTTCTGCCGAACAAAAAGCGAATCCTCAAGATCCAGAAAATATCTGGTTGGCGAAGTCCGGTTTTGGCGGCACAGAATATTTACTCTCCGGTATTGTTAGCGAGGGCAGCAAGCGGGGAATGCCCTACAACCAGATGGCAAAGTTACTATGCTGGAATCCGGCGCAGCGGTTTGGTTTGCCCCAAAAAGGGGACGTTGCGATCGGCTATGATGCTGACCTAGTGTTACTCGACCCCAATGAAACGTTCGTGGTGCGGGCGGCTGAGTCTGAGTCTAAACAAGGGTACACCCCCTTTGAAGGCATGGAGCTGACGGGACGGGTCAAGCAGACCCTCCTGCGCGGAAATCTAATTTACGATCGGGGGCAGGTCGTTGGTTCTCCTCAGGGACGTTATTTAAGGCGATCGGTTTTCTAA
- a CDS encoding aldo/keto reductase, which yields MPTSEMIYRELGNTGEQVSAIGLGGWHLALKHVDEPLAIRLVRTAIDRGITFMDNCWDYLEGKAEIRMGKALRDGYRDKVFLMTKIDGRSKQEAAKQIDESLRRLQVDYVDLLQFHEILRFEDPHRIFDPEGALQAFLEAKQVGKVRYIGFTGHKDPEIHLHMLEVADQNGFKFDTAQMPLNVMDAHYRSFAKTVVPELVKRQIGILGMKSLANGILLRSNTVTAIECLHYALNLPTSVVITGMDSMETLDQAFEAVKTFQPMSDEQVQALLTKTAKAGSRGEFEPFKTSSIFDGTAQNPDWLGKEPQRLQQLMSAAQ from the coding sequence ATGCCTACTTCAGAAATGATTTATCGCGAACTTGGCAATACTGGAGAGCAGGTTTCTGCGATCGGATTGGGCGGGTGGCATCTTGCGTTAAAGCATGTAGATGAACCGCTAGCAATTCGCCTAGTTCGCACAGCGATCGATCGCGGTATTACCTTCATGGATAACTGCTGGGACTACCTGGAAGGGAAAGCTGAAATTCGTATGGGCAAAGCACTGCGAGATGGTTATCGCGATAAAGTGTTTTTGATGACCAAGATTGACGGACGATCGAAGCAAGAGGCTGCCAAGCAGATTGATGAATCGCTCCGCCGCTTGCAGGTTGATTATGTAGATCTGTTGCAGTTTCATGAAATTCTGCGCTTTGAAGACCCCCACCGAATTTTTGACCCTGAAGGAGCACTGCAAGCGTTTCTGGAAGCAAAGCAAGTGGGGAAAGTCCGTTACATTGGCTTCACAGGACATAAAGACCCTGAAATTCATTTGCATATGCTGGAGGTAGCAGACCAGAACGGCTTCAAGTTTGACACCGCCCAGATGCCGCTTAACGTGATGGATGCCCACTATCGCAGTTTCGCCAAGACTGTTGTGCCGGAACTGGTGAAGCGACAGATTGGCATTCTGGGCATGAAGAGTCTGGCAAATGGAATTTTGCTTCGATCGAACACCGTGACAGCGATCGAATGTTTGCACTATGCGCTCAATTTACCCACGTCGGTTGTAATTACGGGCATGGACAGTATGGAAACCCTAGACCAGGCATTTGAAGCCGTCAAAACCTTTCAGCCGATGAGCGACGAACAGGTGCAGGCACTTCTAACAAAAACCGCAAAAGCAGGGTCACGCGGTGAGTTTGAACCGTTCAAAACCTCATCGATTTTTGACGGCACGGCTCAGAATCCTGATTGGCTGGGTAAGGAACCGCAGCGTCTTCAGCAGCTAATGTCCGCTGCACAGTAG
- the ilvD gene encoding dihydroxy-acid dehydratase — protein MQENLRSQNITKGWQRSPNRALLRAVGFQDADFTKPIVGIASAHSTITPCNMGIAPLATEAEAGIRAAGGMPQLFGTITVSDGISMGTEGMKYSLVSRDVIADSIETACNAQSMDGVLAIGGCDKNMPGAMIAMARMNIPAIFVYGGTIKPGHLNGQDLTLVSSFEAVGQYSTGRIDEAMLYAVERNACPGAGSCGGMFTANTMAAAFEAMGMSLMDSSTMSTIDPEKAENTALAGKVLVEAIRKQILPRDIITRKSIENAVSIVMAVGGSTNAVLHFLAIAHAAEVPWTIDDFETIRKRVPVLCDLKPSGRYVATDLHASGGIPQVMKMLLAKGLLHGDCLTITGDTIAERLKDIPEEPSGNQDVIRPWHNPIYAQGHLAILKGNLASEGAVAKLTGVKHPKMTGPARVFDSEETCLDAILSGKIKAGDILVIRYEGPKGGPGMREMLAPTSAVIGAGLGDSVGLITDGRFSGGTYGMVVGHIAPEAFVGGTIALVQEGDEITIDAPARSLHLHVSETELEQRRAAWRPLSPRYTRGVLAKYAKLVSTSSLGAVTDLN, from the coding sequence ATGCAGGAGAATTTGAGAAGCCAGAATATCACAAAGGGTTGGCAGCGATCGCCCAACCGTGCTCTGCTGCGTGCCGTTGGATTCCAAGACGCCGACTTTACCAAACCGATTGTGGGAATTGCTAGCGCTCACAGTACGATTACGCCCTGCAACATGGGAATTGCACCCTTAGCAACCGAAGCCGAAGCAGGCATTCGTGCAGCGGGGGGTATGCCCCAACTGTTTGGAACCATCACCGTCAGCGATGGCATTTCGATGGGTACAGAGGGGATGAAATATTCCCTGGTCTCCCGCGATGTGATTGCAGACTCGATTGAAACAGCTTGCAATGCTCAAAGTATGGATGGAGTACTAGCGATCGGCGGGTGCGACAAAAATATGCCCGGTGCCATGATCGCAATGGCACGAATGAACATTCCAGCCATTTTTGTCTACGGTGGCACGATCAAGCCTGGACATCTCAACGGTCAAGATTTAACGCTAGTCAGTTCCTTTGAAGCCGTTGGGCAATACAGTACGGGCAGAATTGATGAGGCGATGCTGTATGCAGTCGAACGGAATGCCTGTCCCGGAGCGGGTTCCTGCGGCGGAATGTTTACAGCCAATACGATGGCGGCTGCCTTTGAAGCGATGGGCATGAGTTTGATGGATTCGTCTACCATGTCCACAATCGATCCAGAGAAGGCAGAAAACACCGCGTTAGCAGGGAAGGTTTTGGTCGAAGCGATTCGCAAACAGATTTTGCCACGCGACATTATTACGCGGAAATCGATCGAGAATGCTGTTTCGATCGTCATGGCAGTCGGCGGCTCGACCAATGCGGTTTTGCACTTCCTGGCGATCGCTCATGCGGCTGAAGTCCCGTGGACGATTGATGACTTTGAAACCATTCGCAAGCGAGTCCCGGTGCTGTGTGACCTCAAACCATCCGGGCGCTATGTTGCAACTGATCTCCATGCCTCAGGTGGCATTCCCCAGGTGATGAAAATGCTGCTGGCAAAAGGTTTATTGCATGGGGACTGCTTAACAATTACAGGAGATACAATTGCTGAACGCCTCAAAGACATTCCTGAAGAACCGTCTGGCAACCAGGATGTCATTCGTCCCTGGCATAATCCAATCTATGCTCAAGGACACCTAGCAATTCTCAAAGGGAATTTGGCATCTGAAGGAGCGGTTGCCAAGCTCACAGGGGTTAAACATCCCAAAATGACTGGACCCGCACGAGTATTTGACTCTGAAGAAACCTGTTTGGATGCCATTCTTTCGGGCAAGATCAAGGCAGGCGATATCCTTGTGATTCGCTACGAAGGACCCAAGGGCGGACCGGGGATGCGAGAAATGCTGGCTCCAACTTCAGCCGTGATTGGTGCAGGTCTGGGCGATTCCGTGGGACTGATTACTGATGGACGGTTTTCGGGTGGAACCTATGGCATGGTGGTCGGTCACATTGCACCGGAGGCATTTGTAGGCGGGACGATTGCACTGGTTCAAGAAGGCGACGAAATTACCATTGATGCTCCAGCCCGATCGCTGCACCTACACGTGTCAGAGACGGAACTCGAACAGCGCCGTGCTGCTTGGAGACCGCTTTCGCCACGCTACACAAGAGGTGTACTCGCCAAGTATGCCAAGTTGGTCTCGACGAGCAGTTTGGGGGCAGTGACTGATTTGAACTAG
- a CDS encoding LysR family transcriptional regulator gives MELRHLRYFVAVAEELHFNRAAERLHIAQPPLSQQIKQLEAELGVELFYRRTKRQVQLTEAGQVFLQATYRILAQVEQATSDTQRAGRGEVGTLAVGFTSTVVYDILPAILSQYREQFPNVHLVLQELTTTQQEEALQNHQIEVGFCHPPLKDNRLKLESILQESLVVALPETHPLVQETTISICSLANESFVLFPRHLGPGLYDQIVSFCQQANFSPKVVQEAVQLQTIIGLVSANMGVALVPASLQNLQRAGVVYKPLAGATPHVEVAIAWHLDNITPVLREFLLVVKRYIKERGH, from the coding sequence ATGGAACTGCGTCATCTGCGCTACTTTGTAGCGGTCGCCGAAGAACTGCACTTTAATCGCGCTGCCGAGCGTTTACATATTGCTCAACCACCACTGAGTCAGCAAATTAAGCAACTAGAAGCGGAATTAGGAGTCGAACTGTTTTACCGCCGCACAAAGCGACAGGTGCAGTTAACTGAGGCAGGGCAGGTGTTCTTGCAGGCAACTTACCGGATTCTGGCTCAAGTAGAACAGGCAACCAGCGATACGCAACGAGCAGGTAGAGGGGAAGTTGGAACTCTTGCGGTTGGATTTACCAGCACTGTTGTTTACGATATTCTGCCTGCAATTTTGTCTCAATACCGCGAACAATTTCCAAATGTGCATCTTGTTTTGCAGGAATTAACGACAACGCAACAAGAGGAAGCATTACAAAATCACCAGATTGAAGTTGGCTTTTGTCATCCACCCCTCAAGGATAATCGTTTGAAATTGGAATCTATTTTGCAGGAGTCATTGGTGGTCGCATTACCTGAGACCCATCCATTGGTTCAGGAAACCACAATTTCGATTTGTTCACTTGCCAATGAGTCTTTTGTTTTGTTTCCGCGCCATCTGGGTCCCGGTCTTTATGACCAAATCGTAAGTTTCTGTCAACAAGCAAACTTTAGTCCGAAAGTCGTGCAGGAAGCAGTTCAACTGCAAACGATTATTGGATTAGTATCGGCAAACATGGGAGTTGCATTAGTTCCAGCTTCACTCCAAAATTTGCAGCGAGCAGGGGTTGTCTACAAACCATTAGCAGGAGCAACACCACACGTTGAAGTAGCGATTGCTTGGCACTTAGACAATATTACGCCCGTTCTACGCGAATTCTTATTGGTTGTCAAACGGTATATCAAGGAAAGAGGTCATTAG
- a CDS encoding IS630 family transposase (programmed frameshift): MVKKYVVSLSESERQSLEQIVTTGKRAAYTINHARILLKADRNQPNGSWRDQDIKEALDISLRTIERVRQRFVEEGLEAALKCRPGGGRKPKLTGEVEAHLVALRCSKAPDGKGRWTLRLLADQMVELGYVEQMSHESVRQVLKKNELQPWRQQCWVIPPEQSAEFVWRMEAVLEVYHSAYNSKIPVICIDEATKQLVKETRVPIPAEPGQPERVDYEYERNGTANLFMVCEPMVGWRRVEVTQRRTALDYAHLLKTLVDADYAQADKLIVIQDNLNTHSPASLYKAFEPQEAQRILSRLEFCHTPKHGSGLNMAEIELSILSRQCLDRRIENLETLKTEVAAWQDNRNHAETWIDWRFTTADARVKLHRLYPSIID, from the exons ATGGTGAAGAAGTACGTGGTGAGCTTGAGCGAGTCAGAACGACAGTCGCTTGAACAAATCGTCACGACCGGGAAACGGGCGGCGTACACGATCAATCATGCGCGGATTCTGCTCAAGGCAGATCGTAATCAGCCCAATGGAAGTTGGCGTGATCAGGATATCAAGGAAGCTCTCGACATCAGCCTGAGAACCATAGAGCGGGTGCGGCAACGATTTGTCGAGGAAGGGCTGGAAGCTGCGCTTAAATGCCGTCCAGGTGGGGGACGAAAACCGAAACTCACGGGCGAAGTCGAAGCGCACTTGGTTGCCTTGCGTTGTAGCAAGGCACCGGATGGCAAGGGACGATGGACGTTGCGATTGCTGGCAGATCAGATGGTTGAGTTGGGGTATGTCGAACAGATGAGTCATGAAAGCGTACGACAGGTGCTGA AAAAAAACGAACTGCAACCGTGGCGACAACAGTGTTGGGTAATTCCGCCGGAGCAATCAGCGGAGTTTGTCTGGCGGATGGAAGCGGTATTGGAGGTGTATCACAGTGCTTACAACTCGAAGATTCCAGTGATTTGCATTGATGAAGCCACCAAGCAGTTAGTCAAAGAAACACGGGTGCCGATTCCTGCTGAACCTGGGCAACCGGAGCGAGTCGATTATGAATATGAACGCAATGGCACAGCCAATCTGTTTATGGTGTGTGAACCAATGGTGGGATGGCGGCGGGTAGAGGTGACGCAGCGACGCACCGCATTAGATTATGCCCACTTGCTCAAAACGTTAGTTGATGCGGATTATGCCCAGGCAGACAAGCTGATTGTGATTCAAGATAACCTCAACACCCATTCCCCTGCATCGCTTTACAAAGCGTTTGAGCCACAGGAAGCGCAGCGAATTTTGAGTCGGCTGGAATTTTGCCATACGCCCAAGCATGGTAGTGGGTTAAACATGGCAGAAATCGAATTGAGTATTCTCAGCCGTCAATGTCTAGATCGTCGCATTGAGAATTTAGAGACACTCAAAACGGAGGTTGCAGCTTGGCAAGACAACCGCAATCACGCAGAAACCTGGATTGATTGGCGCTTTACGACGGCGGATGCCAGGGTCAAATTACATCGACTTTACCCGTCAATCATTGATTGA
- a CDS encoding IS701 family transposase: MVEPRAARPTLRFVDEYCEWYAPLFPEVRSFEAFKYLHVGMISELKRKTLPAIAKAVGLDNEQGLHHLLTKSPWSVTRLRQIRLKLILKLLDGQAVILLIDETGDCKKGKHTDYVKRQYIGNVGKKENGIVAVTAYALFRGMILPLSFEVYKPKERLKAGDEYKTKPQIAAEMIRELLSLGFRFELVLADSLYGESKVNFIRVLESLNLPYIVAIRSNHGMWLPQDQEVTCEPWQAFRRTFSNGKTEVRYRSEIIYGKRRTVRYWLLTTNPQTLPDNSTTYVMSNAPEVKLDEIGDRYGERTWIEYGLKQSKDALGWADFRVTHYKQIERWWEIVMSAFTMVSLFADAFNRECPLSHQIFAQHSWWNSQRGWKHLLNNLRLVIEPWIALNRLKPWLEVFEIPSFIQGFIQLIQRMQQFYCPIMHDLLLRRVLFNSA, translated from the coding sequence ATGGTAGAACCTCGTGCGGCTCGTCCTACCCTGCGCTTTGTCGATGAATATTGTGAATGGTATGCCCCGTTGTTTCCCGAAGTGCGAAGCTTTGAAGCCTTCAAATACCTGCATGTGGGCATGATCTCAGAACTAAAACGCAAAACGCTACCAGCCATTGCGAAAGCAGTGGGCTTAGACAATGAGCAAGGCTTACACCACCTATTGACGAAATCGCCCTGGTCGGTGACGCGATTGCGACAGATTCGCTTAAAGCTCATCCTCAAGCTCCTAGACGGGCAAGCCGTGATTCTGTTGATTGACGAAACGGGCGACTGTAAAAAGGGGAAGCACACCGATTACGTCAAGCGACAATACATCGGCAATGTGGGTAAGAAGGAAAATGGCATCGTGGCAGTGACCGCTTATGCCCTATTTCGTGGCATGATATTGCCCCTATCGTTTGAGGTTTACAAGCCCAAAGAGCGGCTCAAAGCGGGTGATGAGTACAAAACGAAACCGCAGATTGCTGCGGAGATGATCCGTGAACTGCTATCGCTGGGATTTCGGTTTGAATTAGTGCTTGCCGATAGTCTGTACGGCGAAAGTAAAGTCAACTTTATCCGTGTATTGGAGTCGTTGAATCTGCCCTACATCGTGGCGATCCGGTCGAACCACGGGATGTGGTTGCCCCAAGACCAAGAGGTAACCTGTGAACCCTGGCAAGCCTTTCGGCGGACCTTTAGCAATGGCAAAACCGAAGTTCGCTATCGCAGCGAGATTATTTATGGGAAACGTCGAACGGTTCGCTACTGGTTGTTAACGACTAACCCACAAACGTTACCGGACAACTCAACCACTTATGTAATGAGCAATGCGCCGGAGGTCAAACTCGATGAGATTGGGGATCGCTACGGCGAACGAACCTGGATTGAGTATGGACTCAAGCAGAGTAAAGATGCTCTGGGATGGGCGGATTTTCGCGTGACCCATTACAAGCAGATTGAGCGATGGTGGGAGATTGTCATGAGTGCTTTCACGATGGTGAGTTTGTTCGCTGATGCCTTCAATCGGGAATGCCCTTTGTCTCACCAGATATTTGCCCAACACTCTTGGTGGAATAGCCAACGGGGTTGGAAACACCTGCTGAACAACCTGCGCTTAGTGATTGAGCCCTGGATTGCTTTAAACCGACTCAAACCCTGGCTTGAGGTGTTTGAAATCCCATCCTTCATCCAGGGATTTATCCAATTAATCCAGCGGATGCAGCAGTTTTATTGCCCCATCATGCATGACCTTTTGCTACGGCGCGTCCTCTTTAACTCTGCTTAA
- a CDS encoding alpha/beta fold hydrolase, with protein sequence MPYITVGQENSANIDIYYEDLGTGQPIVLIHGFPLNGHSWEKQVLVLLNAGYRVITYDRRGFGNSSQPSSGYDYDTFAADLNALMTKLDLQNTVLVGFSMGTGEVTRYLGKYGSERVQKAVLMAPVPPFLLKTDDNPEGVDQSVFDDIMKAIVEDRPAYFSAFFREFFNVDVLLGDREALPAKRGRISNEAIQASWNVAAGASAKGTLDCVPSWLTDFRDDLPRIDVPTLIIHGDSDRILPLESTAARLPKLIKNSQLVVIPGGPHAINWTHADQVNPLLLDFLQQK encoded by the coding sequence ATGCCTTACATTACCGTTGGTCAAGAAAACTCTGCAAATATTGATATCTACTACGAAGATCTTGGAACAGGACAACCGATTGTACTAATTCATGGATTTCCATTGAACGGACATTCCTGGGAGAAGCAGGTTTTAGTTTTACTGAATGCAGGATATCGAGTCATTACCTACGATCGCCGAGGATTTGGCAACTCCAGCCAGCCTTCATCTGGCTATGACTACGATACCTTCGCCGCCGATTTGAATGCACTCATGACCAAGCTTGACTTGCAAAATACCGTGCTGGTCGGTTTCTCAATGGGAACAGGTGAAGTCACACGTTATCTTGGTAAATACGGCTCAGAGCGGGTGCAGAAAGCCGTGCTGATGGCTCCCGTTCCACCGTTTCTGTTAAAGACAGACGACAATCCAGAGGGTGTTGATCAAAGCGTTTTTGACGACATTATGAAAGCGATTGTTGAAGACCGTCCAGCCTACTTCTCTGCATTTTTCAGAGAATTCTTTAATGTGGATGTGCTGCTGGGCGATCGCGAAGCGCTGCCCGCAAAGCGGGGTCGCATCAGCAATGAAGCAATTCAAGCTAGTTGGAATGTAGCAGCAGGGGCTTCTGCTAAAGGGACTTTGGACTGTGTACCTTCCTGGCTCACCGATTTCCGCGATGATCTGCCCCGCATTGATGTGCCGACTCTAATTATTCATGGAGATAGCGATCGCATCTTGCCACTTGAGTCTACCGCAGCAAGACTTCCAAAGCTGATTAAAAACAGTCAACTGGTTGTCATTCCTGGCGGACCGCACGCCATCAACTGGACTCACGCCGATCAGGTCAATCCCTTGTTACTGGACTTCCTTCAACAGAAATAA
- a CDS encoding nuclear transport factor 2 family protein: protein MSTQPTEVIKEFLANTAPEKIETAAHRLVAEDATYISLNFENPELKQILPWTGTSKGPQAFIDTFSGVAKWWTHEDFTVTALFGEGENVAVFGRFTYRSVSLSKAATSPFSIHAKGRNGKIVYFQFMEDTFATARTFSQKGTWTIKIAPNQPEFEV, encoded by the coding sequence ATGAGTACCCAACCGACCGAAGTGATCAAAGAGTTTCTGGCAAATACGGCACCCGAAAAGATCGAGACGGCCGCCCATCGACTCGTCGCGGAGGACGCAACATACATTTCCCTGAATTTCGAAAACCCTGAACTGAAGCAAATCTTGCCTTGGACGGGAACCTCCAAAGGTCCCCAAGCGTTCATCGATACGTTCTCCGGGGTTGCGAAATGGTGGACGCATGAGGACTTCACCGTTACCGCCCTCTTCGGTGAAGGTGAAAACGTTGCTGTGTTCGGCAGGTTCACGTACCGCTCGGTTTCGCTGAGCAAGGCGGCGACCTCACCGTTCTCGATTCACGCAAAGGGGCGCAACGGGAAGATCGTGTACTTTCAGTTCATGGAGGATACTTTCGCGACCGCTCGCACGTTCAGTCAGAAAGGGACTTGGACCATCAAAATCGCTCCGAACCAGCCGGAGTTCGAGGTGTAA
- a CDS encoding SDR family oxidoreductase: protein MSQQLSGKVALVTGGTSGIGRATAIAYAQQQAKVVVVGRRMDEGEETVQLIKEAGGEAIFVQADVTKEADVQAMVDKAVSVFGRLDIAFNNAGTVGENPSLIEQTEAEYERMMNVNVKGVWLSMKYEIAQMLKQGSGAFASGGTMCIVNTASANGVVGLPGVPLYTASKHAVIGLTKAAALQYAKAGIRINVVAPAAIETDMFEAATGGQDEAKAYVTGLHPIGRIGTPLEVANAVLFLSSDLASFITGETLMVDGGYVAQ, encoded by the coding sequence ATGTCACAACAACTCTCAGGTAAAGTTGCGCTTGTCACTGGCGGAACTTCGGGAATTGGTCGTGCTACCGCGATCGCTTATGCCCAACAACAAGCAAAGGTGGTGGTAGTGGGTCGTCGAATGGATGAAGGTGAAGAAACGGTTCAGTTGATCAAGGAAGCTGGCGGAGAGGCTATTTTTGTGCAAGCAGATGTCACGAAAGAAGCTGATGTTCAAGCAATGGTTGATAAAGCGGTTAGCGTTTTTGGTCGGTTGGATATTGCCTTTAATAATGCAGGAACTGTCGGTGAAAATCCCTCATTGATTGAGCAAACAGAAGCTGAATACGAGCGCATGATGAACGTCAACGTCAAAGGCGTTTGGTTGTCGATGAAATATGAAATTGCTCAGATGTTGAAACAGGGAAGTGGTGCGTTCGCCTCTGGCGGCACTATGTGCATCGTCAATACGGCATCTGCGAATGGAGTCGTTGGACTTCCTGGCGTACCCCTCTACACCGCGAGTAAACATGCGGTAATAGGCTTAACCAAAGCTGCTGCGCTCCAATATGCCAAGGCAGGTATTCGCATCAATGTCGTTGCACCAGCGGCAATCGAAACAGATATGTTTGAAGCAGCGACAGGTGGACAGGATGAAGCAAAGGCTTACGTAACAGGACTTCACCCGATCGGACGAATTGGAACACCGCTTGAAGTTGCAAATGCAGTTCTGTTTTTATCATCTGACCTAGCATCGTTCATAACAGGTGAAACGTTGATGGTAGATGGTGGGTATGTAGCGCAATAG
- a CDS encoding RidA family protein produces the protein MTQRDAVFPAGRHDLYTSQTYSAAIRSGDLLFVSGQVGSRSDGSPEPDFEAQVRLAFSNLEATLQAGGCGLDDIVDVTTFHTDPENQFGTVMTVKSEVFPEVPYPNWTAIGINWLGGFDFEIKVIARIPG, from the coding sequence ATGACCCAGCGTGACGCCGTTTTCCCCGCCGGTCGGCACGACCTCTACACGTCACAGACCTATTCCGCAGCGATCAGATCAGGTGACCTCCTGTTCGTGTCTGGTCAGGTTGGCAGCCGCAGCGATGGCTCGCCCGAGCCGGATTTTGAGGCTCAGGTCCGCCTGGCATTCTCCAATCTCGAGGCGACCCTGCAAGCAGGTGGATGCGGGCTTGACGATATCGTCGACGTGACGACCTTTCATACCGATCCCGAGAATCAGTTCGGCACGGTCATGACCGTTAAAAGCGAAGTCTTCCCGGAAGTGCCTTATCCGAATTGGACGGCGATCGGCATCAACTGGCTAGGGGGGTTCGACTTCGAGATTAAGGTCATCGCCCGTATTCCAGGCTGA
- a CDS encoding DsbA family protein yields the protein MSDDRSHRSLLVPPSTQDWMQGVLGARVVLVMYGDYQCPRSADVYKLIKAIKRELSAAFGEDYLCFIFRHFPQTQIHPHAQRAAQAAEAAAAQGQFWLMSDTLFDHQQRLEDGYLVEYANDLGLDIPQFLKELSKQVHVDRINEDIEGGIESGVTTAPALFINGIRYIGHWNTAELTAAIIAASH from the coding sequence ATGAGCGACGATCGTAGCCACAGGTCTTTACTTGTACCACCTTCAACTCAAGATTGGATGCAAGGTGTGCTAGGTGCAAGAGTCGTGCTGGTGATGTATGGAGACTATCAATGCCCTAGAAGTGCGGACGTTTACAAGCTGATTAAAGCGATCAAACGAGAGCTTAGTGCTGCTTTTGGAGAAGATTATTTATGCTTCATCTTCCGTCATTTTCCACAAACACAGATTCATCCCCATGCTCAACGGGCAGCCCAAGCTGCCGAAGCTGCCGCCGCCCAAGGACAGTTTTGGTTAATGAGCGATACTTTGTTTGACCATCAACAAAGGTTGGAGGACGGTTATCTTGTCGAGTACGCCAATGATTTAGGGCTTGACATTCCTCAATTTCTCAAAGAGTTGTCTAAACAAGTGCATGTCGATCGCATCAATGAAGATATCGAAGGCGGAATAGAGAGTGGAGTAACCACTGCCCCAGCCCTGTTTATCAATGGAATTCGGTATATCGGACACTGGAACACGGCGGAGTTAACGGCAGCGATTATTGCTGCCAGTCATTAA